Proteins found in one Arachis stenosperma cultivar V10309 chromosome 8, arast.V10309.gnm1.PFL2, whole genome shotgun sequence genomic segment:
- the LOC130946880 gene encoding probable alkaline/neutral invertase B — protein MASYQMEWSQSRNLSVRSPDALCSVAEIDEFDFSKALVERPRSLNIERQRSADERSMSELSVGFSPRPSSTKNDNSSRAGDTFDSAFSPLQKSGIPRSLILDPHPIINEGWEALRRSLVYFRGQPVGTIAALDNSDEKLNYDQVFVRDFVPSALAFLMHGEPDIVKNFILKTLRLQSWEKKIDRFQLAEGVMPASFKVFHDPVRNHETLIADFGESAIGRVAPVDSGFWWIILLRAYTKATGDSSLAERPECQKGMRLILSLCLSEGFDTFPTLLCADGCCMIDRRMGVYGYPIEIQALFFMALRCALQLLKQDPEGKEFMERIVKRLHALSYHLRSYFWLDLKQLNDVYRFKTEEYSHTAVNKFNVIPDSLPDWVFDFMPHHGGYFIGNVSPARMDFRWFCLGNCIAILSCLATPEQSVAIMDLIESRWQELVGEMPVKVCYPAIESHEWKIITGCDPKNTRWSYHNGGSWPVLLWLLAAASIKTGRPQIARHALEIAETRLLKDNWPEYYDGTQGRYIGKQARKCQTWSIAGYLVARMMLDDPSHLGIVALEEDKHLKPLLKRSNSWNL, from the exons ATGGCTTCCTATCAGATGGAGTGGTCTCAATCTCGGAATCTGAGTGTAAGAAGTCCAGATGCACTGTGTAGTGTGGCAGAAATTGAcgaatttgatttctcaaaagCATTAGTAGAGAGGCCAAGGTCGTTGAACATAGAGAGGCAGAGATCAGCAGATGAAAGATCAATGAGTGAACTATCTGTAGGGTTTTCTCCACGTCCGTCCTCAACTAAAAATGATAACTCTTCTCGCGCAGGAGACACTTTTGATTCTGCTTTTTCTCCTCTACAAAAATCAGGCATCCCAAGATCACTCATATTGGATCCACATCCAATAATAAATGAAGGATGGGAAGCTCTGAGGCGTTCCTTGGTCTATTTTCGCGGCCAGCCGGTTGGTACAATTGCTGCCTTGGACAATTCTGATGAGAAACTAAATTATGATCAG GTCTTTGTTAGGGACTTTGTCCCGAGTGCTCTGGCTTTTCTGATGCACGGGGAACCAGACATTGTTAAGAATTTCATCTTGAAGACACTTCGTCTTCAGTCATGGGAGAAGAAGATTGATAGGTTCCAGCTAGCAGAAGGGGTGATGCCAGCTAGTTTTAAAGTATTCCATGACCCTGTCAGGAACCATGAGACTCTCATAGCGGATTTCGGAGAGAGTGCAATAGGCAGGGTTGCTCCTGTTGATTCTGGATTTTGGTGGATTATATTACTTCGTGCATACACAAAGGCTACAGGAGACTCTTCCTTGGCTGAACGTCCTGAATGTCAAAAGGGTATGCGCTTGATTCTCAGTTTATGTCTTTCGGAGGGGTTTGACACATTTCCAACTCTGCTATGTGCTGATGGATGCTGTATGATTGATCGTAGAATG GGTGTTTATGGTTATCCCATTGAAATTCAAGCACTATTCTTCATGGCTTTAAGATGTGCATTGCAATTACTTAAGCAAGATCCTGAAGGGAAAGAGTTCATGGAACGCATTGTAAAACGCTTGCATGCCTTAAGCTATCATCTTAGAAGCTACTTTTGGTTGGATTTGAAGCAACTTAATGATGTCTATCGCTTCAAAACAGAAGAGTACTCGCATACCGCAGTGAATAAGTTCAATGTGATTCCTGATTCTCTACCAGATTGGGTTTTTGACTTCATGCCTCATCATGGTGGATACTTCATTGGCAATGTGAGTCCAGCTAGGATGGATTTCCGATGGTTCTGCCTTGGAAACTGCATTGCCATATTGTCCTGCTTGGCAACTCCGGAGCAATCCGTTGCGATCATGGATCTCATTGAATCACGGTGGCAGGAATTGGTTGGGGAGATGCCTGTCAAAGTTTGTTATCCAGCCATTGAAAGCCATGAATGGAAGATCATAACAGGATGCGACCCAAAGAATACTAGATGGAGTTACCACAATGGTGGATCTTGGCCAG TTCTTTTGTGGCTTCTCGCCGCAGCCTCCATCAAAACAGGGCGACCTCAAATCGCAAGACACGCCCTTGAGATTGCGGAGACCAGGTTGCTGAAGGACAATTGGCCGGAATATTATGATGGGACACAAGGTAGATACATTGGGAAGCAAGCTCGCAAATGTCAAACATGGTCCATTGCTGGCTACTTGGTGGCTAGGATGATGCTGGATGACCCATCCCATTTGGGTATCGTTGCATTGGAAGAAGACAAACATCTAAAGCCTTTGCTCAAGAGATCAAATTCTTGGAACTTGTGA